A stretch of DNA from Chitinivorax sp. PXF-14:
GCCAGCGACGAGAACTCGGGCAGCATCGCCCGCACCAGCTCGGCGAGCCCGCGCGACGCCACCACCAGCAATCTGGGTTTTCCGGCCATGATGTCACCTCAATGTTTCATGGGTGAAACATAGCATTTCAATATGAAACACACCATGGTTTCATGATGCAACATGCCATTTGTTGATGGCATCCACCTAAGTCGCTGAATCGTCAATGGAGTTGCACGATTGCGCTGGCCATCCGTCAGGCTGGCCCAAGTCTTGCACATAAGCAGGCAACGCATTTGGACGAGGAGACAACACCATGACATCCGCAGGCAAACGTTTTCGCCAGGCCGTCGCCGACAACAAGCCGCTGCAAGTGCTCGGCGCCATCAATGCCTATGCCGCGCGGCTGGCCGAACATAGCGGCGCCAAGGCGCTCTATGTATCGGGCGGCGGCGTGGCGGCCAGCTCTTGCGGCATTCCCGATCTCGGCATCACCACGATGGAAGACGTGCTGATCGACGTGCGCCGCATCACCGACGTCACCGAGCTACCGGTACTGGTCGACATCGATACCGGCTGGGGCGGCGCCTTCAACATCGCACGCACCATCCGCGCCATGATCCAGGCCGGTGCCGGCGCCGTGCACATCGAGGACCAGGTCGCCGCCAAGCGCTGCGGCCACCGCCCGAACAAGGCCATCGTCCCCGCCGACGAGATGGTGGACCGCGTCAAGGCCGCCGTCGATGCCAAGACCGATGCCGACTTCGTGGTCATGGCACGCACCGACGCGCTCGCCGTGGAAGGCCTGCAGGCAGCGATCGACCGCGCCTGCCGCTGCGTCGAGGCCGGCGCCGACATGATCTTCCCCGAGGCGATGACCGACCTGAACATGTACCGCGAGTTTGCCGCCGCAGTGAAGGTGCCGGTGCTCGCCAACATCACCGAGTTCGGCGCGACGCCGCTGTTCACCCGCGACGAGCTGGCCGCCGCCGACGTCAGCCTGATCCTGTACCCGCTGTCGGCCTTCCGGGCCAGCGCCAAGGCGGCGCTCGGCGTGTACGAGGCGATCGTGCGCGACGGCACGCAGAAGCACGTCGTCGATACCATGCAGACGCGCATGGAGCTCTACGATCACCTGGGCTACCACAGCTACGAGCAGAAGCTCGACGCGCTGTTCGCCAGGAACGGCTGATCGACACGGCAACGTGGCGGACATGAGCGAGATCCCGACCCTGCACGGCGCACGCGTGCTGCTGCGGCCCTGGCGCGAGAGCGACCGGGCACCGTTCGCACGCCTCAACGCCGACCCGGCGGCCAGGCTCTACTTCCCCACCCTCGCCACGGCCGAACAGAGCAATCAGGAAGCCGACCGCATCGCCGAGCATTTCGAGCGCGAGGGCTTCGGCCTGTGGGCGCTCGAGATTCCCGGCGTGACCGAGTTCGCCGGCTTCGTCGGCCTGATGCGCCCCGCTTACGAGGCGCATTTCACACCGTGCGTCGAGGTCGGCTGGCGGCTGTTGCCCGACTACTGGCGATGCGGCTATGCAAGCGAAGCGGCAGAGCTGGCGCTGGCTCACGGCTTCGAGGTGCTCGGGCTCGACCAGATCGTGTCACTGACCACGGCCACCAACCAGCCGTCGCGGCGCGTGATGGAACGCATCGGCATGCAGCGCGACCCGGCGGATGATTTCGACCATCCACGCATCGCCGAGGGCCACCCCTTGCGGCCACATGTGCTGTACCGGCTCAGCCGCGCCGACTGGCGCCGGCAGGCCGAGCCAGCCGGCAATCTGCTCGCCGGGATGCCCGCCACGCTGCCCGAGGAGCTGATCGAGCCGCTGTTCGCCGGCCAGCGCGGCTTTCATGTCGAGCGCATCGTCTCGCGCGGCCAGGCCTCGCCGCCCGGCTTCTGGTACGAACAGACTGAACACGAATGGGTGCTGCTCGTCACCGGCAGCGCCTGCATCGAATACGACG
This window harbors:
- the prpB gene encoding methylisocitrate lyase, with amino-acid sequence MTSAGKRFRQAVADNKPLQVLGAINAYAARLAEHSGAKALYVSGGGVAASSCGIPDLGITTMEDVLIDVRRITDVTELPVLVDIDTGWGGAFNIARTIRAMIQAGAGAVHIEDQVAAKRCGHRPNKAIVPADEMVDRVKAAVDAKTDADFVVMARTDALAVEGLQAAIDRACRCVEAGADMIFPEAMTDLNMYREFAAAVKVPVLANITEFGATPLFTRDELAAADVSLILYPLSAFRASAKAALGVYEAIVRDGTQKHVVDTMQTRMELYDHLGYHSYEQKLDALFARNG
- a CDS encoding GNAT family N-acetyltransferase; its protein translation is MSEIPTLHGARVLLRPWRESDRAPFARLNADPAARLYFPTLATAEQSNQEADRIAEHFEREGFGLWALEIPGVTEFAGFVGLMRPAYEAHFTPCVEVGWRLLPDYWRCGYASEAAELALAHGFEVLGLDQIVSLTTATNQPSRRVMERIGMQRDPADDFDHPRIAEGHPLRPHVLYRLSRADWRRQAEPAGNLLAGMPATLPEELIEPLFAGQRGFHVERIVSRGQASPPGFWYEQTEHEWVLLVTGSACIEYDAPAGELCLHAGDHVLIPAGRRHRVKWTQTDTDTVWLAVFYQPD